The following are from one region of the Shinella sp. PSBB067 genome:
- a CDS encoding ABC transporter ATP-binding protein — translation MTGLVLKDIRKSYGAVDVIHGIDLDIRQGEFIVFVGPSGCGKSTLLRMIAGLEAITGGDMLIGGERVNDVPPSKRGIAMVFQSYALYPHMTVYDNMAFGMRIAGESKEEIDRRVRSAADILQLTQYLDRLPKALSGGQRQRVAIGRAICRDPKVFLFDEPLSNLDAALRVATRIEIAKLNEQMADTTMIYVTHDQVEAMTLADRIVVLSAGHIEQVGPPLELYERPANLFVARFIGSPAMNIIPARITATGEATSLELTGGRVCSVGIPTAASENGKAASFGVRPEDLQITTGEDFLFEGTVSIVEALGEVTLLYIDGLVEGEPIIAKIPGILAVKRGDKVRFTADRAKLHLFDASGRSYRAA, via the coding sequence ATGACAGGGCTGGTGCTCAAGGATATCCGCAAGTCCTATGGTGCGGTGGACGTGATCCACGGCATCGATCTCGACATCAGGCAGGGCGAGTTCATCGTCTTCGTCGGCCCGTCCGGCTGCGGCAAGTCGACCCTCCTGCGCATGATCGCGGGCCTGGAGGCCATCACCGGCGGCGACATGCTGATCGGCGGCGAGCGCGTCAACGACGTGCCGCCCTCCAAGCGCGGCATTGCCATGGTCTTCCAGTCCTACGCCCTCTATCCCCACATGACCGTCTACGACAACATGGCCTTCGGCATGCGGATCGCCGGCGAGAGCAAGGAGGAGATCGACCGCCGCGTGCGCTCGGCCGCCGACATTCTCCAGCTCACGCAATATCTCGACCGCCTGCCCAAGGCGCTTTCGGGCGGCCAGCGCCAGCGCGTCGCCATCGGCCGCGCCATCTGCCGCGACCCCAAGGTCTTCCTCTTCGACGAGCCGCTGTCGAACCTCGATGCCGCCTTGCGCGTCGCCACCCGCATCGAGATCGCCAAGCTCAACGAGCAGATGGCCGACACGACGATGATCTACGTCACGCACGACCAGGTGGAGGCGATGACGCTCGCCGACCGCATCGTCGTGCTCTCGGCCGGCCATATCGAGCAGGTCGGCCCGCCGCTCGAACTCTACGAGCGCCCGGCCAATCTCTTCGTCGCCCGCTTCATCGGCTCTCCGGCCATGAACATCATCCCCGCCAGGATCACCGCCACAGGGGAGGCGACGTCGCTGGAACTGACCGGAGGTCGCGTCTGCAGCGTCGGCATCCCGACTGCCGCCTCGGAAAACGGCAAGGCGGCAAGCTTCGGCGTCCGGCCCGAGGACCTGCAGATCACGACCGGCGAGGACTTCCTCTTCGAGGGAACGGTCTCCATCGTCGAGGCCCTCGGCGAGGTGACGCTGCTCTATATCGACGGTCTCGTCGAGGGCGAGCCGATCATCGCCAAGATCCCGGGCATCCTCGCCGTCAAGCGCGGCGACAAGGTCCGCTTCACGGCGGACAGGGCCAAGCTGCATCTCTTCGATGCGTCCGGCAGGAGCTACCGCGCGGCCTGA
- a CDS encoding ABC transporter substrate-binding protein, whose amino-acid sequence MMTAALAFLMAGGAVAADLKFKPGEDSKFNWQSFEDFKKDHDLKGQTLTIFGPWRGEDEALFKNVYAYFVEATGVDLKYSSSENYEQQIVIDTQAGSPPDVAILPQPGLIADLASKGYLTPLGDETKQWLLDNYAAGQSWVDLSTYKGKDGNAALFAFPYKIDVKSLVWYVPENFEDAGYEVPKTMEDLKALTEKIVADGGTPWCIGLGSGGATGWPATDWVEDLMLRTASPETYDKWVTNGIPFTDAAVVGALDEFGWFAKNDKFVDGGAAAVASTDFRDSPKGLFASPPKCYLHHQASFIPSFFPEGTVVGQDADFFYMPPYASKPELGNPVLGAGTLAMITRDTPASRAFIEFLKTPIAHEVWMAQSSFLTPFKSANKEAYANAPMKKQGEILLDSTTFRFDGSDLMPGKIGAGAFWTGMVDFVGGKSANDVAADIQKAWDAIK is encoded by the coding sequence ATGATGACCGCTGCCCTCGCGTTTCTGATGGCCGGCGGCGCCGTCGCGGCTGATCTGAAATTCAAGCCGGGCGAGGATTCCAAGTTCAACTGGCAGAGCTTCGAGGACTTCAAGAAGGACCACGACCTCAAGGGCCAGACGCTCACCATCTTCGGCCCGTGGCGCGGCGAGGACGAAGCGCTCTTCAAGAATGTCTATGCCTATTTCGTCGAGGCGACGGGCGTCGACCTGAAATACTCCTCCTCCGAGAACTACGAGCAGCAGATCGTCATCGACACGCAGGCCGGCAGCCCGCCCGACGTCGCCATCCTGCCGCAGCCGGGCCTGATCGCCGACCTCGCCTCCAAGGGTTACCTGACGCCGCTCGGCGACGAGACGAAGCAGTGGCTGCTCGACAACTATGCCGCCGGCCAATCCTGGGTCGACCTGTCGACCTACAAGGGCAAGGACGGCAACGCCGCGCTCTTCGCCTTCCCCTACAAGATCGACGTGAAGTCGCTGGTCTGGTACGTGCCGGAGAACTTCGAGGACGCCGGCTATGAAGTGCCGAAGACCATGGAAGACCTCAAGGCGCTGACCGAGAAGATCGTCGCCGACGGCGGCACGCCCTGGTGCATCGGCCTCGGTTCGGGCGGCGCCACCGGCTGGCCGGCGACCGACTGGGTCGAGGACCTGATGCTTCGCACGGCATCGCCGGAAACCTACGACAAGTGGGTGACGAACGGCATTCCCTTCACCGATGCCGCCGTGGTCGGCGCGCTCGACGAATTCGGCTGGTTCGCCAAGAACGACAAGTTCGTCGACGGCGGCGCGGCGGCGGTCGCCTCCACCGACTTCCGCGACAGCCCGAAGGGCCTCTTCGCCTCGCCGCCGAAGTGCTACCTGCACCACCAGGCATCGTTCATCCCGTCCTTCTTCCCGGAGGGCACGGTGGTCGGCCAGGATGCGGACTTCTTCTACATGCCGCCCTATGCCAGCAAGCCGGAACTCGGCAACCCGGTCCTCGGTGCCGGCACGCTCGCCATGATCACCAGGGACACGCCCGCCTCGCGCGCCTTCATCGAGTTCCTCAAGACGCCGATCGCCCATGAGGTGTGGATGGCGCAGTCGAGCTTCCTGACGCCCTTCAAGAGCGCCAACAAGGAAGCCTATGCCAATGCCCCGATGAAGAAGCAGGGCGAGATCCTGCTCGATTCGACGACCTTCCGCTTCGACGGTTCCGACCTGATGCCGGGCAAGATCGGCGCGGGCGCGTTCTGGACGGGCATGGTCGACTTCGTCGGCGGCAAGTCGGCCAACGACGTGGCGGCCGATATCCAGAAGGCCTGGGACGCCATCAAGTAG
- a CDS encoding alpha-glucosidase family protein, translating into MTTLDSTLLQPDKDWWRGAVIYQIYPRSYQDTNGDGIGDIKGITERLPHVASLGVDAIWVSPFFTSPMRDFGYDVSDYLDVDPIFGELADFDALIAEAHRLNIRVMIDLVLSHTSDRHPWFVESRSRRTNPRADWYVWADSKPDGTPPNNWLSIFGGSAWQWDPTRLQYYMHNFLTSQPDLNLHNPEVQDALLAVARFWLERGVDGFRLDTINFYFHDKELRDNPSLAPERRNAQTAPAVNPYNYQEHLYDKNQPENLEFLKRFRALMEEFPAIAAVGEVGDSQRGLEIAGEYTSGGDKMHMCYAFEFLAPDPLTPAFVAETQHALEKAAPEGWVCWAFSNHDVMRHVSRWGSAVTDHEAHAKLLASLLMSLRGSVCIYQGEELALPEAELAYEDLQDPYGIQFWPDFKGRDGCRTPMVWDSRHETGGFSAGRPWLPVPAAHLERAVDVQDGDEASVLAHYRRFLAFRKEHVALVKGEIEFHSAEGAILSFVRTHGNEKVFCAFNMSPVPRLADLPSGTLEVLEGHGFESVMHAESIELPAWSGFFARFV; encoded by the coding sequence ATGACGACGTTGGATTCGACTCTTCTCCAGCCGGACAAGGACTGGTGGCGCGGCGCGGTGATCTATCAGATCTATCCGCGCTCCTACCAGGACACCAACGGCGACGGGATCGGCGACATAAAGGGCATCACCGAGCGGCTCCCCCACGTCGCCTCCCTCGGGGTGGATGCGATCTGGGTCTCGCCCTTCTTTACGTCGCCCATGCGGGATTTCGGCTACGACGTCTCGGATTATCTCGACGTCGATCCGATCTTCGGGGAGCTTGCCGATTTCGACGCGCTGATCGCCGAAGCCCACCGGCTCAACATCCGCGTCATGATCGACCTCGTGCTCTCGCACACCTCCGACAGGCATCCCTGGTTCGTCGAAAGCCGCTCGCGCCGCACCAATCCGCGCGCCGACTGGTATGTCTGGGCCGATTCCAAGCCGGACGGCACGCCGCCCAACAACTGGCTGTCGATCTTCGGCGGCTCCGCCTGGCAGTGGGACCCGACGCGCCTGCAATACTACATGCACAACTTCCTGACCTCGCAGCCGGATCTGAACCTCCACAATCCTGAGGTTCAGGACGCGCTACTCGCGGTCGCCCGCTTCTGGCTGGAGCGCGGCGTCGACGGCTTCCGCCTCGACACGATCAACTTCTATTTCCACGACAAGGAACTGCGCGACAACCCGTCGCTCGCTCCCGAGCGCCGCAACGCGCAGACGGCGCCCGCCGTGAACCCCTATAACTACCAGGAACATCTCTACGACAAGAACCAGCCGGAGAACCTGGAATTCCTCAAGCGCTTCCGCGCCCTCATGGAGGAGTTTCCGGCGATCGCTGCCGTCGGCGAGGTGGGAGACAGCCAGCGCGGCCTCGAAATCGCCGGCGAATACACCTCCGGCGGCGACAAGATGCATATGTGCTATGCCTTCGAGTTCCTGGCGCCCGATCCGCTGACGCCGGCCTTCGTCGCCGAGACGCAGCACGCGCTGGAGAAGGCGGCGCCCGAAGGCTGGGTCTGCTGGGCCTTCTCCAACCATGACGTGATGCGCCATGTCAGCCGCTGGGGCAGCGCCGTCACCGACCACGAGGCGCATGCCAAGCTGCTCGCGAGCCTCCTGATGTCGCTGCGCGGCTCCGTGTGCATCTACCAGGGCGAGGAACTGGCGCTGCCGGAAGCCGAGCTTGCCTACGAGGACCTGCAGGACCCCTACGGCATCCAGTTCTGGCCGGACTTCAAGGGCCGCGACGGCTGCCGCACGCCGATGGTCTGGGACAGCCGGCACGAGACCGGCGGCTTCAGCGCCGGCAGGCCGTGGCTTCCGGTTCCCGCCGCCCATCTGGAGCGCGCCGTCGACGTGCAGGACGGCGACGAGGCATCGGTGCTTGCGCATTACCGCCGCTTCCTCGCCTTCCGCAAGGAGCATGTGGCGCTGGTCAAGGGCGAGATCGAGTTCCATTCGGCGGAGGGCGCGATCCTCTCCTTCGTGCGCACGCACGGCAACGAGAAGGTCTTCTGCGCCTTCAACATGAGCCCGGTTCCGCGCCTGGCCGACCTGCCGTCCGGCACGCTGGAGGTGCTGGAGGGCCACGGGTTCGAAAGCGTGATGCATGCGGAAAGCATAGAGCTTCCGGCCTGGAGCGGGTTCTTCGCCCGCTTCGTATGA
- a CDS encoding carbohydrate ABC transporter permease, whose translation MQQLLFAIFTMVAGVLACAVYFFGTNWLLDRIFPSKGRMGAEASRNLRITNAVRPWLFMAPALFALTVYLVYPVFESVRLSFHDRSGQQFIGLSNFAWMIKDGEFRQSIFNNFLWLLVVPALSTFFGLVIAALTDRIWWGNIAKTLIFMPMAISFVGAAVIWKFVYDYRSEGSEQIGILNAVVVALGGTPEAWMTIPFWNNFFLMVILVWIQTGFAMVILSAALRGIPEETIEAAVIDGANGVQIFFKIMVPQIWGTIAVVWTTITILVLKVFDIVLAMTNGQWQTQVLANLMFDWMFRGGGDFGRGAAIAVVIMILVVPIMIWNIRNATREMER comes from the coding sequence ATGCAGCAACTGTTATTCGCCATCTTCACGATGGTGGCGGGCGTGCTTGCCTGCGCCGTCTATTTCTTCGGAACGAACTGGCTGCTCGACAGGATCTTCCCCTCCAAGGGGCGGATGGGCGCCGAGGCGTCCCGCAACCTCAGGATCACCAATGCCGTCCGGCCCTGGCTCTTCATGGCGCCGGCGCTCTTCGCGCTCACCGTCTATCTCGTCTATCCGGTCTTCGAATCCGTGCGGCTCTCCTTCCACGACCGCTCGGGCCAGCAGTTCATCGGCTTGAGCAACTTCGCCTGGATGATCAAAGACGGCGAGTTCCGCCAGTCCATCTTCAACAATTTCCTCTGGCTGCTGGTGGTTCCGGCGCTTTCCACCTTCTTCGGCCTCGTCATCGCCGCGCTCACCGACCGCATCTGGTGGGGCAATATCGCCAAGACGCTGATCTTCATGCCGATGGCGATCTCCTTCGTCGGCGCGGCGGTCATCTGGAAATTCGTCTACGACTACCGTTCGGAAGGCTCCGAGCAGATCGGCATCCTCAACGCCGTCGTCGTCGCCCTCGGCGGCACGCCCGAGGCGTGGATGACCATTCCCTTCTGGAACAATTTCTTCCTCATGGTCATCCTGGTCTGGATCCAGACGGGTTTTGCCATGGTCATCCTCTCGGCCGCGCTGCGCGGCATCCCGGAAGAGACGATCGAGGCGGCCGTCATCGACGGCGCGAACGGCGTGCAGATCTTCTTCAAGATCATGGTGCCGCAGATCTGGGGCACCATCGCCGTCGTCTGGACGACCATCACCATCCTCGTCCTCAAGGTCTTCGACATCGTGCTCGCCATGACCAACGGCCAGTGGCAGACGCAGGTGCTCGCCAACCTGATGTTCGACTGGATGTTCCGCGGCGGCGGCGACTTCGGCCGCGGCGCGGCCATCGCCGTCGTCATCATGATCCTCGTCGTGCCGATCATGATCTGGAACATCCGCAACGCCACCAGGGAAATGGAGCGCTGA
- a CDS encoding LacI family DNA-binding transcriptional regulator, which produces MNLKQLSQLLGLSQTTVSRALNGYPEVNAETRQRVLEAVRETGYRPNRAAQRLATGRAGSIGLVMPTADGIESDVHFGEFLAGLGDEAVKHDFHFVINPSHPEDEAATCRRLVASGNVDALFLAYMREKDPRIAMLKSLKMPFVVHGRSIGVATDYPFVDIDNTGAFYDAARLLAQLGHRQFALINGPDYLAFAIRRRKGTERALAEHGLTLREECVQHSQMTDEHGFTAMERFLQLETPPTAVLCSSTVLALGAVRAINQAGLKLGADISLIAHDDVLPMLKPENFMVPLTTTRSSLRAAGQRIARRLIAGILDLETLPQQELWKADLIVRASTGPAPAK; this is translated from the coding sequence GTGAATCTCAAGCAGTTATCGCAATTGCTGGGCCTCTCCCAGACAACCGTGAGCAGGGCGTTGAACGGCTATCCCGAGGTCAATGCCGAGACGCGCCAACGCGTGCTCGAGGCCGTCAGGGAGACCGGATACCGTCCGAACCGCGCCGCCCAGCGCCTTGCGACCGGCCGGGCCGGTTCCATCGGCCTCGTCATGCCGACCGCCGATGGCATCGAATCCGACGTGCATTTCGGCGAATTCCTGGCCGGCCTCGGCGACGAGGCGGTCAAGCACGATTTCCATTTCGTCATCAATCCGAGCCATCCGGAAGACGAGGCGGCGACCTGCCGGCGGCTGGTGGCGAGCGGCAATGTCGATGCGCTGTTCCTTGCCTACATGCGCGAGAAGGATCCGCGCATCGCCATGCTGAAGTCGCTGAAGATGCCTTTCGTCGTGCACGGGCGGTCGATCGGCGTCGCCACCGATTACCCCTTCGTGGACATCGACAATACCGGCGCCTTCTACGATGCCGCCCGCCTGCTCGCGCAGCTCGGCCACCGCCAGTTCGCCCTCATCAACGGGCCGGACTACCTCGCCTTCGCGATCCGCCGCCGCAAAGGCACGGAACGCGCGCTCGCCGAACACGGCCTGACGCTGCGCGAGGAATGCGTGCAGCACTCGCAGATGACGGACGAGCACGGTTTCACCGCCATGGAACGCTTCCTCCAGCTCGAAACGCCGCCGACGGCGGTGCTCTGCTCCAGCACGGTCCTTGCTCTCGGCGCGGTGCGCGCGATCAACCAGGCGGGATTGAAGCTCGGCGCGGACATCTCGCTGATTGCCCATGACGACGTGCTGCCGATGCTGAAGCCGGAAAATTTCATGGTGCCGCTGACGACGACCCGCTCGTCGCTGCGCGCCGCGGGCCAGCGCATCGCCCGCCGCCTCATCGCGGGTATTCTCGACCTGGAGACATTGCCGCAGCAGGAACTCTGGAAAGCCGACCTCATCGTGCGCGCCTCGACGGGACCGGCGCCCGCCAAATGA
- a CDS encoding carbohydrate ABC transporter permease, with protein MIATSRSPLILVVHLSVLLIVALWTLPTAGLLISSLRDKDQLAVSGWWTALSTSSQNLTGRAATPEAQVEREGKFVISGNLIDDGGNAKVSAFGFRPMQPAAFEAGTAADIGDGQMLTVNEDGSYEIVSPTRMEGTRGQRIFYTASVPPRFTLDNYREVLSAAGIGSSFINSLTVAIPSTIIPILVAAFCAYALAWMPFPGRAILIAVVVGLLVVPLQMSLIPLLRLYNGVGAFFGVPAKTYVGIWLAHMGFGLPLAVYLLRNYMAGLPREIMESARVDGASDFDIFVKIILPLSFPALASFAIFQFLWTWNDLLVAMVFLGTGNDELVLTGRLVNLLGSRGGNWEILTASAFITIIVPLIVFFSLQRYLVRGLLAGSVKGG; from the coding sequence ATGATCGCCACCTCCCGTTCGCCGCTCATCCTCGTCGTCCATCTCTCGGTCCTCCTCATCGTCGCGCTCTGGACGCTGCCGACCGCCGGCCTTCTGATCTCCTCGCTGCGCGACAAGGACCAGCTCGCCGTCTCCGGCTGGTGGACGGCGCTGTCCACCTCCTCGCAGAACCTCACGGGCCGCGCCGCAACGCCGGAAGCGCAGGTCGAGCGCGAGGGCAAGTTCGTCATTTCCGGCAACCTCATCGACGACGGCGGCAATGCCAAGGTCTCCGCCTTCGGCTTCCGCCCCATGCAGCCCGCCGCCTTCGAGGCGGGCACCGCCGCCGACATCGGCGACGGCCAGATGCTGACCGTCAACGAGGACGGCAGCTACGAGATCGTCTCGCCGACGAGGATGGAAGGCACGCGCGGCCAGCGCATCTTCTACACCGCCTCCGTCCCGCCGCGCTTCACGCTCGACAACTATCGGGAAGTTCTGAGCGCCGCCGGCATCGGCTCGTCCTTCATCAACTCGCTGACGGTGGCGATCCCCTCCACCATCATCCCGATCCTCGTCGCCGCCTTCTGCGCCTACGCGCTCGCCTGGATGCCGTTTCCCGGCCGGGCGATCCTGATCGCCGTCGTCGTCGGCCTGCTCGTCGTGCCCTTGCAGATGTCGCTGATCCCGCTGCTCCGGCTCTATAACGGCGTCGGCGCGTTCTTCGGCGTGCCGGCCAAGACCTATGTCGGCATCTGGCTCGCCCATATGGGCTTCGGCCTGCCGCTCGCGGTCTATCTGCTGCGCAACTACATGGCCGGCCTGCCGCGCGAGATCATGGAATCGGCCCGCGTTGACGGCGCGTCGGATTTCGACATCTTCGTGAAGATCATCCTACCGCTGTCCTTCCCGGCGCTCGCTTCCTTCGCCATCTTCCAGTTCCTGTGGACGTGGAACGACCTGCTCGTCGCCATGGTCTTTCTCGGCACGGGCAATGACGAGCTGGTGCTGACCGGGCGCCTGGTGAACCTCCTCGGTTCGCGCGGCGGCAACTGGGAAATCCTCACGGCCTCCGCCTTCATCACCATCATCGTCCCCCTCATCGTCTTCTTCAGCCTGCAGCGCTACCTCGTGCGCGGCCTGCTGGCGGGTTCGGTCAAGGGCGGCTGA